One window from the genome of Dermacentor silvarum isolate Dsil-2018 chromosome 5, BIME_Dsil_1.4, whole genome shotgun sequence encodes:
- the LOC119453921 gene encoding gastrula zinc finger protein XlCGF7.1-like, with protein sequence MSLGITVTKAACHTPSKVITQVEVGTQCSLPLADKSNGCSLKAWSVSRSTQTMEVVDQSSCSSESRFSISSSTAEGDNLQQGRCYCCQLCDYETDKLFRLKAHTRVHTDDCLFKCHLCSQNFSRKDNLKRHLRTHTGEKPFQCPSCPQRFSCKASMKNHLRTHAGKMTFQCPSCLQRFSQKYNMKRHLRTHTGEKPFQCSVCPQSFSQRSSLNIHLRLHSGERPFHCPSCPQTFSQSYHLKVHLRTHTGEKPFQCPSCHRSFSHKSSMKKHLSIHTGERPHHCTLCSKTFAQAHNLRKHIITLHPNTT encoded by the exons ATGAGCCTGGGCATCACTGTTACCAAAGCGGCATGCCACACTCCTTCCAAAGTCATCACTCAAGTCGAAGTTGGCACGCAGTGCAGCTTGCCTCTGGCTGACAAGTCTAACGGGTGCTCCTTGAAAGCATGGAGCGTGTCAAGGAGCACGCAGACTATGGAGGTTGTGGATCAATCAAGCTGCAGCTCAG AATCAAGGTTTTCTATTTCTTCGTCAACGGCCGAGGGTGACAACTTACAGCAGGGACGTTGCTACTGCTGTCAGCTCTGTGATTACGAGACTGATAAGCTGTTTCGTTTGAAAGCACACACCAGAGTCCATACTGACGATTGTCTGTTTAAATGCCATTTATGCTCTCAGAACTTCTCAAGAAAAGACAACTTGAAGAGAcatctgcgcacccacacaggcgagaagccatttcagtgcccttcatgccctcagcgCTTCTCGTGTAAGGCTAGCATGAAGAACCACCTGCGTACCCATGCAGGCAAGATGACgtttcaatgcccttcatgccttcaGAGGTTCTCACAAAAATACAACATGAAGAGACATCTGCGCActcacacaggtgagaagccatttcagtgcagTGTCTgtcctcagagcttctcacaaagaAGCAGCCTAAACATACATTTGCGCCTCCACAGTGGTGAACGGCCGTTTCactgcccttcatgccctcagacaTTCTCACAAAGCTATCACTTGAAGGTCCACCTacgcacccacacaggtgagaagccatttcagtgtccTTCATGCCATCGGAGCTTCTCGCATAAGTCCAGCATGAAGAAACACTTGAGCATTCATACAGGTGAGCGACCACACCACTGCACCCTCTGCTCCAAAACCTTTGCGCAGGCTCATAACTTGAGGAAACATATAATAACACTGCACCCTAATACCACATAG